Proteins encoded by one window of Planktothrix tepida PCC 9214:
- a CDS encoding cyanoexosortase B system-associated protein: protein MRQQQSKILIVIVMTALLIGAALPGYINQKWSWIDMPQLKTLPQLQTIRKEGLTLSGWQTVKIEPIQIGNQQWLKQEVKRDKQTAIVLLLTQNYYKDQPQVEWMDVTGFLGWKTDEEQRDRFSVKSTSEDLDPVEVEVKFFKAWTATQTYAVAQWYAWPNGGHPAPSHWFWVDRWAQLSRNRAPWVAVCLLIPIKPLGNIQDAWPVATALGESVQASLMAEALVTTKP, encoded by the coding sequence ATGCGACAGCAACAATCTAAAATTCTGATTGTCATTGTAATGACAGCATTGTTAATTGGCGCGGCACTTCCAGGCTATATCAACCAGAAATGGTCATGGATTGATATGCCTCAACTCAAAACTTTGCCCCAACTGCAAACCATTAGAAAAGAAGGTTTAACTCTTTCAGGATGGCAAACCGTTAAAATTGAACCGATCCAAATTGGAAATCAACAGTGGTTAAAACAGGAGGTAAAACGTGACAAACAAACAGCAATAGTGTTGTTATTAACCCAAAATTACTATAAAGATCAGCCTCAAGTTGAATGGATGGATGTGACTGGATTTCTAGGATGGAAAACTGATGAGGAGCAACGCGATCGCTTTTCGGTAAAGTCCACCTCTGAAGACTTAGATCCTGTTGAAGTTGAAGTCAAATTTTTTAAAGCTTGGACTGCGACTCAAACCTATGCAGTGGCTCAGTGGTACGCTTGGCCAAATGGTGGACATCCGGCTCCGAGTCATTGGTTTTGGGTAGATCGTTGGGCACAACTGAGTCGAAATCGAGCCCCCTGGGTGGCGGTTTGTCTTTTGATTCCGATTAAACCTTTGGGTAATATCCAAGACGCTTGGCCGGTGGCGACCGCTTTGGGTGAAAGTGTACAAGCGTCCTTAATGGCAGAAGCATTAGTCACAACTAAACCTTAA
- a CDS encoding rhodanese-like domain-containing protein translates to MFSRFIPTPPPLTAKSRVYDLKTRLDWGEPALTIIDVRDLNSFNHCHIQGAIHTPFENLAEQILSHLELNRDIYIYGESDEQTAEAATKLREVGFKKVAEIIGGLAAWQAVGYPVEAISAVV, encoded by the coding sequence ATGTTTTCTCGATTCATTCCTACACCTCCTCCCTTAACAGCAAAATCTCGGGTTTATGACCTCAAAACCCGTCTGGATTGGGGCGAACCCGCTTTAACGATTATTGATGTCCGCGACTTAAATAGCTTCAATCATTGCCATATTCAAGGTGCAATTCATACGCCCTTTGAGAATCTTGCTGAACAGATTTTATCACATTTAGAACTAAATCGTGATATTTACATTTACGGTGAAAGCGATGAACAAACGGCTGAAGCAGCTACGAAACTGCGTGAAGTTGGATTTAAAAAAGTCGCTGAGATCATCGGAGGTTTAGCAGCATGGCAAGCTGTTGGTTATCCGGTAGAAGCGATTAGTGCTGTTGTTTAA
- the ppc gene encoding phosphoenolpyruvate carboxylase, whose amino-acid sequence MSSLLQSSEQVPNTVVSSNPPTTTSDLFLRNRLKIIEDVWESVLRQECGQQLVDLLHQLASMTSPEGQAAEFQGSDVLKLIEQLDINQAIRAARGFALYFQLINIVEQHYEQREQQLAYSQGKGKGKLPISPVKSMSTFESRNQRFSDEEESPIPGANVTNYTEQDRELATFHSLFPMLRQLNVPAQKIQRLLDQLDVRMVFTAHPTEIVRHTIRTKQRRIATILEQLDQVDESYGGLRNEDLGESSIFSEWTEELHEKLTEEIRLWWRTDELHQFKPTVLDEVDYSLHYFQEVIFDIIPQLYKRLKHALHVSFPYLKLPKYDFCKFGSWVGADRDGNPSVTPEVTWKTACYQRHVVLEKYIEAVKRLSRVLSLSLHWSDVLPELLESLDRDQGQLPDIYDQTAIRYRQEPYRLKLSYVQKRLENTRDRNWQMYNNAELSRIRERLVPDHEASKLYRSDEDFLGELKLIQRNLEETGMTCQELENLICQVEVFGFSLARLDMRQESSVHSGALNEIISYLQLLPQSYNDLSEAERCLWLATELQTRRPLIPAELPFSEKTCETINTFRVMRELQQEFGPQICQTYIISMSNEASDLLEVLLLAKEAGLYDPATGIGNVMVVPLFETVEDLKRAPRVMTTLFELPLYRAMLAGGYEKYQLVQNDPDQSLQEIMLGYSDSNKDSGFLSSNWEIHKAQKALQKVSESYKVGLRIFHGRGGSVGRGGGPAYKAVLAQPGKSINGRIKITEQGEVLASKYSLSQLALFNLESVTTAAIQASLLHNGFDEIDPWNQIMEELATRSRSHYRALIYEQPDLVEFFHQVTPIQEISQLQISSRPARRSGDKKKDISGLRAIPWVFSWTQSRFLLPSWYGVGTALQEFINEEPQENLKLLRYFYVKWPFFKVMISKVEMTLAKVDIEIAHHYVRELSHADDKERFEVLFQQIAEEYYLTMQLVQQITGHQRLLDDDPVLQRSVQLRNATIIPLGLLQVALLKRLRQHGKSVASGVVHSRYSKGELLRGALLTINGIAAGMRNTG is encoded by the coding sequence ATGAGTTCACTGCTCCAATCCTCCGAACAGGTTCCAAACACGGTCGTTTCATCAAACCCACCCACTACCACGTCGGATTTGTTTTTGCGGAATCGTCTCAAAATTATAGAGGATGTCTGGGAGTCCGTCCTCCGCCAAGAATGCGGTCAACAACTGGTGGACTTACTCCATCAGTTAGCGTCTATGACTTCACCCGAAGGACAAGCCGCAGAGTTTCAAGGATCAGACGTTCTAAAATTAATTGAACAGCTTGATATTAACCAAGCCATTCGCGCAGCGCGAGGGTTTGCATTATATTTTCAACTGATCAATATTGTTGAGCAGCATTATGAACAACGGGAGCAACAACTGGCTTATTCCCAGGGAAAAGGGAAAGGAAAGTTGCCGATTTCCCCTGTTAAATCAATGTCTACTTTTGAATCTCGGAATCAACGGTTTTCCGATGAAGAAGAAAGTCCAATTCCGGGCGCGAATGTCACGAATTACACCGAACAAGATCGGGAGTTAGCAACATTCCATTCTCTGTTTCCCATGCTGCGACAGTTGAATGTTCCGGCTCAAAAGATCCAACGGTTATTAGATCAACTTGATGTTCGCATGGTGTTTACGGCGCACCCGACGGAAATTGTTCGCCATACCATCCGCACCAAACAGCGTCGGATTGCCACGATCTTAGAACAATTAGATCAAGTGGATGAAAGCTATGGTGGCTTAAGAAATGAAGATTTAGGAGAGTCTTCCATTTTCTCGGAATGGACAGAAGAACTCCATGAAAAATTGACGGAAGAAATTCGGTTGTGGTGGCGGACGGATGAACTTCATCAATTTAAACCAACGGTTCTCGATGAAGTAGACTATTCCTTACACTATTTCCAGGAAGTTATATTTGATATCATTCCTCAACTCTATAAGCGTTTAAAACACGCTCTGCACGTTTCTTTCCCTTATCTGAAATTACCTAAATATGATTTCTGTAAATTTGGATCGTGGGTGGGTGCAGACCGAGATGGAAACCCATCGGTGACACCAGAAGTGACCTGGAAAACGGCTTGTTATCAGCGTCATGTTGTCCTAGAAAAATATATTGAAGCCGTTAAACGCCTCAGTCGGGTACTCAGTTTATCGTTGCATTGGAGTGATGTTCTTCCTGAATTATTGGAGTCTTTAGATCGAGATCAAGGTCAATTACCGGACATCTATGATCAAACGGCGATTCGCTATCGTCAAGAACCCTATCGTTTAAAACTATCTTATGTTCAAAAACGATTAGAAAATACTCGCGATCGCAATTGGCAAATGTACAATAATGCTGAGTTGTCTCGCATTCGAGAGCGTTTAGTTCCTGACCATGAAGCGAGTAAATTGTACCGTTCCGATGAGGATTTCTTAGGGGAATTAAAACTAATTCAACGCAACCTGGAAGAAACGGGTATGACCTGTCAAGAACTGGAAAATCTCATCTGTCAGGTGGAGGTTTTTGGATTTAGTTTAGCTCGGCTGGATATGCGTCAGGAGTCTTCTGTTCATTCGGGTGCCCTCAACGAAATTATTAGTTATCTGCAACTTTTACCCCAATCCTACAACGATCTTTCAGAAGCGGAACGATGTCTTTGGTTAGCAACGGAACTCCAAACTCGGCGCCCTTTAATTCCGGCAGAATTGCCCTTTTCTGAAAAAACCTGCGAAACTATTAATACTTTTAGAGTCATGCGGGAGTTACAGCAGGAGTTTGGGCCTCAAATTTGCCAAACCTATATTATTAGTATGAGCAATGAAGCCAGTGATTTACTGGAAGTGTTGCTATTGGCAAAAGAAGCGGGACTGTATGACCCGGCGACGGGGATAGGAAACGTGATGGTGGTTCCTTTGTTTGAAACAGTAGAAGACCTCAAACGCGCTCCCCGTGTGATGACAACTTTGTTTGAGTTACCGTTATATCGGGCGATGTTAGCCGGAGGTTATGAAAAATATCAACTGGTGCAGAATGATCCTGACCAATCTTTGCAAGAGATTATGTTAGGGTACTCCGATAGTAATAAGGATTCGGGTTTTTTAAGTAGTAACTGGGAAATTCACAAAGCCCAAAAAGCTTTACAAAAGGTTTCTGAATCTTATAAAGTCGGTCTTCGCATTTTTCACGGACGGGGAGGGTCTGTCGGTCGAGGCGGTGGCCCAGCTTATAAAGCGGTTTTAGCTCAACCGGGTAAGAGTATTAACGGGCGGATTAAAATTACTGAACAGGGGGAAGTTCTCGCGTCCAAATATTCCCTCTCTCAGTTGGCTTTATTTAATTTGGAAAGTGTGACAACGGCGGCAATTCAAGCTAGTCTGCTCCATAACGGGTTTGATGAGATTGATCCCTGGAATCAAATTATGGAAGAGTTGGCAACCCGCTCTCGCAGCCACTATCGGGCATTAATTTATGAACAACCTGATTTAGTGGAATTTTTTCATCAAGTCACCCCCATTCAAGAAATTAGCCAACTGCAAATTAGTTCCCGTCCCGCTCGTCGCAGTGGCGATAAAAAGAAAGATATTTCGGGTTTACGGGCGATTCCTTGGGTGTTTAGTTGGACACAAAGCCGCTTTTTATTACCGTCTTGGTATGGGGTGGGAACGGCTTTACAGGAATTTATTAATGAGGAACCCCAAGAAAATCTAAAACTGTTGCGGTATTTCTATGTGAAATGGCCGTTTTTTAAAGTGATGATTTCTAAAGTGGAAATGACCTTAGCCAAAGTAGACATCGAAATTGCTCATCACTATGTTCGGGAGTTAAGTCATGCTGATGATAAAGAACGGTTTGAGGTATTATTCCAACAAATTGCAGAGGAATACTATCTGACGATGCAATTAGTTCAACAAATTACAGGACACCAACGACTTTTAGATGATGATCCAGTTTTACAACGTTCCGTTCAGTTACGCAATGCCACCATTATTCCGTTAGGTTTATTGCAAGTTGCCTTGTTAAAACGGTTACGTCAACATGGAAAATCCGTTGCTTCTGGTGTCGTTCATTCCCGTTATAGCAAAGGAGAATTACTCCGAGGTGCGCTATTAACAATTAATGGAATTGCTGCGGGAATGCGAAATACAGGCTGA
- a CDS encoding DegT/DnrJ/EryC1/StrS family aminotransferase gives MTSTLTSVPFVDLSFIHDPLKPEIQAAIQAVIDKGDFVLGQALTELEIAFAQACGVQYGVGVACGTDAIALGLQACGIQPGDEVLIPANTFIATLIGVLHAGATPILVDCEPHTALIDLNQADKLVTSKTKAIIPVHLYGQMVSPHQLFAFAASHNLIIFEDAAQAHLADRESYCAGSIGLAAAFSFYPGKNLGAFGDGGMVVTQNETVARNLRSLRNYGAPQKYFHTERGTNSRLDTLQAAILKVKLPHLNGWNRDRNFAAEKYDASLLLLREKGIIPIENQSADGHVYHLYVIRVTEDCAISRDTLQNKLTEQGIQVGIHYPIPCHLQPAYQNLGYKEGDFPQTEKLSQQILSLPMYPGLTTNQINHVLTAIQSAITA, from the coding sequence ATGACTAGCACCCTAACTTCTGTTCCCTTTGTGGATTTGAGTTTTATTCACGATCCCCTGAAACCTGAAATTCAAGCTGCAATCCAGGCTGTAATAGACAAGGGGGACTTTGTTTTAGGTCAAGCTTTAACCGAATTGGAAATTGCTTTTGCTCAGGCTTGTGGGGTTCAGTATGGAGTAGGAGTCGCCTGTGGAACGGATGCGATCGCTCTAGGTTTACAAGCCTGTGGAATTCAACCGGGGGATGAAGTTCTAATTCCTGCTAATACTTTTATTGCCACATTGATAGGAGTTTTACACGCAGGAGCCACTCCAATATTAGTGGATTGTGAACCCCATACCGCCTTAATTGATCTCAATCAAGCCGACAAACTTGTTACCTCAAAAACCAAAGCAATTATTCCAGTTCATCTCTATGGTCAGATGGTTTCTCCCCATCAACTCTTTGCCTTTGCCGCATCCCATAATTTAATTATTTTTGAAGATGCAGCCCAAGCGCATTTAGCAGATCGGGAAAGTTATTGTGCGGGAAGTATTGGGTTAGCGGCTGCCTTTAGTTTTTATCCGGGTAAAAATTTAGGAGCTTTTGGCGATGGCGGAATGGTGGTGACACAAAATGAAACCGTTGCTCGAAATCTGCGAAGTTTACGGAATTATGGTGCTCCGCAAAAATATTTCCATACCGAACGAGGAACCAATAGCCGTCTTGATACGTTACAAGCTGCCATTTTAAAAGTCAAGTTACCCCATTTAAACGGTTGGAACCGCGACCGCAATTTTGCCGCCGAAAAATATGATGCGTCTCTTTTGTTACTACGAGAAAAAGGGATTATTCCAATTGAAAATCAGAGTGCAGATGGTCATGTTTATCATCTTTATGTCATTCGTGTAACAGAAGACTGTGCGATTAGCCGCGATACCCTGCAAAACAAACTGACTGAACAAGGAATACAAGTTGGAATTCACTATCCTATTCCTTGCCATCTCCAACCGGCTTATCAAAATTTAGGCTACAAAGAAGGAGACTTTCCCCAAACCGAAAAACTCAGTCAACAAATTTTATCTTTACCCATGTATCCAGGGTTAACGACAAACCAAATTAATCACGTTCTAACAGCCATTCAGTCTGCTATTACGGCTTAG
- a CDS encoding polysaccharide biosynthesis/export family protein, whose translation MNQRYNKTWASLFLSSLYSTSWIISFVALLWGFPAQQRVLAQTVTLPEKCVLPQEIPSQPYPGAQLRPPAFPQPTWPQLIQLFEQAGNPILDRSGAIPPPIDNTFFKRLSENRGANYRLGPGDQLYIDVFINGQRSNDLSVPTTTVTPDGAILLPLIGAIRVQDATLEQVQSSIVNRLNPYVKNPQVNLSLLTQRPVRVTITGEVARPGFYPLTSPELPVALTTAQGTTTAADLRMVKIRRTLANGQVVETEVDLLTPLLLGVSPADVLLEDGDVIVVPSQQVRAYQGPTRNILETYSLAAAPTAVNVTIVGDVTRPGFYQLPPGGGQLATALQASGGARITSDLRSVLICRITVDGRLVEDIVDLYTPIKEATALPNVSLQNGDAIIIPKLQPDEKEGYDQRLIATSTLASPQITIRILSYPINAVGAVVLPNGSSFIDALNSVPLNLADLQEIALIRYDPETGKPTRQILNGKNVLAGDATDNVLLQDNDVIVVNRNLVAQVSYVLNNFTQPFRDILGFILFFQQLQAGVENLFSPSGSSSSGSKNSSGSSTKK comes from the coding sequence ATGAATCAGCGTTACAACAAAACCTGGGCTTCCCTGTTTCTCTCTAGTTTGTACTCCACAAGTTGGATTATTTCTTTTGTGGCATTGTTGTGGGGATTTCCAGCCCAACAACGGGTTTTAGCCCAAACCGTTACCCTTCCAGAAAAATGCGTACTTCCCCAGGAAATACCCAGCCAACCCTATCCAGGAGCGCAACTACGACCGCCAGCTTTTCCCCAACCAACTTGGCCCCAACTCATCCAACTCTTTGAACAAGCTGGGAATCCAATTTTAGATCGCTCAGGAGCCATTCCACCGCCGATTGATAATACGTTTTTCAAACGTTTGAGCGAAAATCGAGGCGCCAATTATCGTCTGGGGCCAGGGGATCAACTGTATATTGATGTCTTTATTAATGGCCAACGTTCTAATGATTTAAGCGTTCCCACCACAACCGTTACCCCCGATGGTGCGATTCTACTGCCTTTAATTGGGGCAATTCGAGTTCAGGATGCAACCCTAGAACAGGTACAGTCGAGTATTGTAAATCGTTTAAATCCCTATGTGAAAAATCCGCAAGTCAATCTTTCATTATTAACTCAGCGTCCTGTACGAGTCACGATTACTGGGGAGGTGGCTAGACCGGGGTTTTATCCGTTAACCAGTCCAGAACTCCCAGTTGCGTTAACAACAGCCCAGGGAACGACAACGGCGGCAGATTTGCGGATGGTTAAAATTCGTCGCACCTTAGCGAATGGTCAGGTTGTGGAAACTGAAGTGGATTTGCTAACTCCGTTGTTGCTGGGGGTGAGTCCGGCGGATGTGTTACTCGAAGACGGTGATGTAATTGTCGTTCCCTCCCAGCAGGTTCGGGCCTATCAAGGGCCAACCCGAAATATTTTAGAAACCTATAGTTTAGCCGCAGCCCCAACGGCGGTGAATGTCACCATTGTTGGAGATGTGACTCGACCGGGATTTTATCAACTCCCCCCTGGAGGTGGACAACTAGCAACGGCACTTCAAGCTTCAGGGGGAGCGAGAATTACATCGGATTTACGGTCAGTGCTGATTTGTCGAATTACTGTTGATGGTCGTTTAGTCGAAGATATTGTGGATTTGTATACTCCAATTAAGGAAGCAACGGCTTTACCGAATGTGTCCTTACAGAATGGAGATGCGATTATTATCCCGAAACTTCAGCCTGATGAGAAGGAAGGTTATGATCAACGTTTGATTGCCACCTCAACTTTAGCCAGCCCTCAAATTACGATCAGGATTTTGAGTTATCCTATTAATGCGGTGGGTGCGGTGGTGTTACCCAATGGTAGCAGTTTTATTGATGCCTTGAATTCCGTTCCTTTGAATTTAGCAGATTTACAGGAAATTGCTTTAATTCGTTATGATCCTGAAACTGGGAAACCTACAAGACAGATTTTAAATGGTAAAAATGTATTAGCCGGTGATGCAACTGATAATGTTTTGTTACAAGATAATGATGTGATTGTTGTAAATCGTAATTTAGTTGCTCAGGTGAGTTATGTTTTAAATAATTTTACTCAACCTTTCCGCGATATTCTCGGATTTATTCTATTTTTCCAACAGTTACAAGCAGGGGTAGAAAATTTGTTTAGTCCGTCTGGTTCTAGCAGCAGTGGCAGTAAAAATAGTAGCGGTAGCAGCACCAAGAAATAA
- the crtB gene encoding cyanoexosortase B — protein MQFNRKIPFAIEQDLLNWVIVVLMVLLYAPILIHWYDGWLNKNIGIEHEYFSHGLIGLPFAAYIVWTKQHQWKKLPNTSHPLGIVLILLASLFYGSGLADLVNFSFPIMLAGLCLQFKGIPGLKLQGIALVFVLLATPNHLPFLIEPLALPLQTFIAHVAGFILTQFNLDVTVEQIYLFVNGQIVEVAPHCAGLKMLFTSLYVGLMLLYWTGLLASRTLSIFFLLSAALISIIANIIRNTLLTLFHGTGQNGLFAWLHEGWGGDLYSACMLGLLVVLINQLSVITDN, from the coding sequence ATGCAGTTCAACCGTAAAATTCCGTTCGCCATTGAACAAGATCTATTAAATTGGGTGATTGTTGTTTTAATGGTGTTGTTGTATGCACCGATTTTAATTCATTGGTATGATGGCTGGCTCAATAAGAATATTGGGATTGAGCATGAATATTTTAGTCATGGTTTAATCGGTTTGCCTTTTGCGGCTTATATTGTGTGGACAAAACAGCATCAGTGGAAAAAGTTACCGAATACTAGCCATCCTTTAGGAATAGTGCTCATCCTACTGGCGAGTCTTTTTTATGGGAGCGGTTTAGCAGATTTAGTTAATTTTTCTTTTCCCATAATGTTAGCGGGACTTTGCCTACAATTTAAAGGAATACCCGGTTTAAAATTACAGGGAATTGCATTAGTCTTTGTCTTGTTAGCAACCCCCAATCATTTACCCTTTTTAATCGAACCTTTAGCCTTACCCTTACAGACGTTTATTGCTCACGTTGCTGGATTTATTCTCACCCAATTTAATTTAGATGTCACGGTGGAACAAATTTACCTGTTTGTCAATGGTCAAATTGTAGAAGTTGCTCCTCATTGTGCCGGGTTAAAAATGCTATTTACCAGCCTTTATGTGGGATTAATGTTACTGTATTGGACAGGACTTTTAGCCTCAAGAACCCTCAGTATTTTTTTCTTACTGAGTGCAGCTTTAATCAGCATTATTGCTAATATTATTCGGAATACGCTGTTAACGCTGTTTCATGGAACTGGTCAAAATGGGTTATTCGCGTGGCTCCATGAAGGGTGGGGTGGAGATTTATATTCAGCGTGTATGCTGGGTTTATTGGTGGTATTAATTAATCAGTTATCAGTGATAACTGATAACTGA
- the cysH gene encoding phosphoadenosine phosphosulfate reductase, with the protein MPQLNLIDPNGNGNLSSISSSVANGHTPSQQQRDHRDQSSDHKAVQVIQPLELDLDAVNQQLADADALTIVKWAAEVFGDGLVMSTSFGIQAAVMLHLVTRIVPNIPIIWVDTGYLPTETYIFAEELTQRLNLNLKVYQSPISPARMEALHGRLWEKNDVEALNYYDKIRKVEPMQQALKELKAMAWLAGLRADQTSHRRTLNRVAQQSGYYKVHPILSWNSRDIYQYLTTYNLPYHPYFDLGYTTVGDWHSSRPLMATDENERDTRFRGLKQECGLHLPQTEEEAKSLDSSSL; encoded by the coding sequence ATGCCGCAATTGAATCTGATCGATCCCAATGGTAACGGGAATCTTAGCTCTATTTCTTCTTCCGTTGCCAACGGTCACACCCCTTCCCAACAGCAGCGTGATCATCGGGATCAATCCTCAGACCATAAGGCAGTTCAAGTCATTCAACCACTCGAACTCGATTTAGATGCCGTAAATCAGCAATTGGCTGATGCGGATGCCCTTACTATTGTCAAGTGGGCGGCGGAAGTCTTTGGGGATGGTTTGGTCATGAGTACCAGCTTTGGAATTCAAGCGGCTGTGATGCTGCATCTGGTGACTCGTATTGTTCCTAATATTCCGATTATTTGGGTTGATACCGGTTATTTACCGACAGAAACTTATATTTTTGCTGAAGAGTTAACACAACGCCTCAACCTGAATTTAAAAGTTTATCAATCTCCCATCAGTCCAGCGCGAATGGAAGCTTTACATGGCAGATTATGGGAAAAAAATGATGTTGAAGCCTTAAATTATTACGATAAAATTCGTAAAGTTGAACCGATGCAACAAGCTTTAAAAGAATTAAAAGCAATGGCTTGGTTAGCCGGATTACGGGCAGATCAAACCAGTCATCGGAGAACCTTAAATCGAGTAGCTCAACAATCAGGGTATTACAAAGTCCATCCGATTCTGTCTTGGAATTCTAGGGATATTTATCAATATTTAACAACCTACAATTTACCTTACCATCCCTATTTTGATCTCGGATATACCACCGTCGGAGATTGGCATTCCAGTCGTCCTTTAATGGCAACGGATGAAAATGAACGGGATACTCGTTTCCGAGGTTTGAAACAAGAATGTGGTTTACATTTACCCCAAACCGAAGAAGAAGCAAAAAGTTTGGATTCCAGTTCCTTATAA